AAGCCCACAGCAAGCCGCCGGTCCCGAAGGTCGGCGATGGCAGGGTATCGCTGAAGAACCACTCATCCAGCGTACCGCCAATGCCATAGACGAACACCCCAAGCCCGAATACGCCGTAGACGATCGACGGCACCCCGGCCAGGTTGCGAACGCCGATGCGCACCAGCCGTGTCAGCCGCCCTTGGTGGGCGATCTCATTGAGATAGACCGCCGCCAGCACGCCAAACGGCGTCACCAGCAGCGACATCAACAGCACCATCAGCACGGTGCCGAAGATCGCCGGCCATACCCCGCCTGCGGTGTTGGCGGCTCGCGGCCCTTGGGAGAGAAATTGCCAGACCCCACGGCTCCAGGCGGCCAGCTTGGCGGACAGGCTCATGGCATTGGGGCGGCTCAGCGCAAGCACCCCCTCCAGCGGCTGCACGTAGCGATGGCCCTCGACACTGGTCAGCTCCACGGCGTCGCGGGCCATCTGTGCCTGCACTTCCAGTACCTGGGCATTGGCCGCCGCCAGCGCCGCCTCCAGCGAGTGGCGTACGTCCTCTCGCTCACTGCCGCTCGCCCCCAGCTCACCCAGTCTGCGCACCAGCGGCATCACCTCGGCGTCGCGCAGCGCATCGCGCTCCTCTCGCAGCCGCTCCAGGCGCTGCATGCGAGCCTGCAATGCCTCCCAGAGCGCCTCGTCATCGGCGAGCGCGAGCGGTTCGCCCTGCTCGAGCAGGGCTAGCGGACGGCCGATGAACTCCCCCCAGCGGCGCCGCTCGACGACCACCAGCTCACGCGGTAGGCGCTCTTCGATGATGGTCTCGATATCGACCCAGCGCCAGTTGGCGCCATGCCACTCGCGATTGCCGGTACGGTAGAGTCGTTCGCGACGCGACGCGGCGCCGGCAAGCGTTTCCTCGCGTATTCGCTGTCCGGCAAAGTGGCTACCATCGCCAAGCTCGACCAGATGCACCGATGCCGGCCAGAAGTGGGCAAGGCCGCGGCCGGCAAGCAACGCCAGCAGAGTGATCACCATCAGCAACGACAGCGCCACGCTGCCTGCGGCAAGCCAGGGCCAGGGGCCTTCGCCTCGCGGCAAGCGCAGCCGGCCGCCAATGGTCGGTCGCGCCATCATGACACGCCACCCAGACGCTGGTAGCGGCGCTTGAGCCTGCCGCGCACCACCTCGGCCAGGGTATTGACGCAGAAGGTGAAGACGAACAGCAGCAAGGCGCTCAGCAGCAGCAGCCGGTAATGGGTGCCGCCCACCACGGCTTCGGGAAGCTCGATGGCAATATTGGCCGACAGAGTGCGCATGCCCTCCAGCGGGCTGAGCGCCATGATCGCCGTATTGCCGGTGGCCATCAGCACGATCATGGTCTCCCCCACCGCACGCCCGGCACCGATCATCACCGCCGAGAAGATCCCCGGGCTTGCCGCCGGCAACACCACCTTCCACAGTGTCTGCCAGCGTGTCGCGCCCAGTGCCTGGGCACCCTCGCCGAGAGTTGCCGGCACGCCGGAGAGGGCGTCCTCGGCCAGGGCATAGATCGTCGGTATCACCGCGAAGCCCATCGCCAGACCCACGATCATCGCATTGCGACTGGCGTAGTCGAGCCCGAAGGCGACGTGCAGCCAGCCACGCAAGTCGCCGTTGAAGAACGTACGCTCGAGCCCGGGCGAGGCCCACATCGCCAGCACTACCAGCAGCGCCAGCCATGGCACGAGCCATACCCCGGCCCAGCCCAGCGGCAGGCGCTGGCGCCAGCGGGGCGAGAGCCATGACCAGAGCCAGCCCCCCAGCAGCATGCCCAGCGGCAGCACCAGCAGCAGCGAAAAGGCGCCGACGAGCTGGCGCTCCACATAGGGGGCCAGCACCAGCCCGGCGATGAAGCCGATCACCACGCCGGGCAGCGCCTCCATCAGTTCGAGCATCGGCTTGATCCGGTGGCGCAGGCCACGCGACATGAAGCAGGCCGAGTGCACCGCGGTACCCAGCGCCAGGGGGATGGCGAACAGCAGCGCGTAGCCGGCCGCCTTGAGCGTGCCCCAGGCCAGCGGCGCCAGGCCGAAGCGCGCTTCGTTATCGGTGCTGGCGACGCTCGCCTGCCAGCGATGCTGGGCCTCGCCATGCCCCTCGTAGTGCTGGGGCCGCCACAGGGTGCGCCAGCTCACCTCGCCATGGGCATCATTGATCGTCAGGCGCTCGACGCGCTCCCCCTCCGACCACAGCAGGCGGCCGTTGGCATCAAGGCCCAGTGGCGCTCCTGCCGGTGCCGGCCCCGACCAGCGCAGTCCACTCAGCGACTGATAAAGCGACAGATGACCGGCCAGGTCCCAGGCCAGAAACTGCCGTTCAGGCAGGGCGATCAGCTGTCGAATGGGCGTTGTCCCCGTGGTGGCGTAGCGTTCGGCCAGCACCGGCAGTGGCGAATCGGGGGCGCTCACCCAGCGCTGCACGCCGCCGGCATCGTCACCGACGATCAGCGTCGGGCCGCCGCTCAGCAGTGTCAGCGCAGTGATCTGCCGACCCGCCTCGACCGCCGTCAGGCGTCCTTCCAGCCGCGGTGTCTCTGCCGCGAGGCTGAAGCGCACAAGCTCCCTCCCAGCGGCCAGCCACAGCGCGTTGTGACCCAGCGCGGCCGGCACGGTGTCACCAGGACCGGCAAGCCCCGTGGCGACGGCAAGCCGAGAGGCCTCCTGCCAGGGGCGCTCAGCCGACAACTCGCCAACCATTGTTGCCTCCGCAGTGACCTCGCTTGTCGTCACCTTGGCGGGGGCGAACAGCGGCACCACCTCGACCGCCAAAAACACACCGATCGCCAGCACCGCCGCGATCACGCCAACGCCGCAAGCGGTAATCAACCAGGTCGCCAGCCGGTCGCGGCCGTGGCGAAAACGGTGGCGGAGTCGGGCCGCAGAGGTGGAGACATCGATCATGAACGGCCCAGGAGCAGGAGTGGGTGCATGATCAGAAAAGTAAGGCAATTGGATGACAGTTGCATGACATCACCTCGGGGGCGGGGCAAGACCCAGCTGACGGCGTGCCGCCTGCAGCTGCTCGTCAGGCAGGGCAACGAAGCCCGTCTCGACGACGATTGCCTGGCCCCGCGGTGAAAGCACCAGATCGACGAAGGCCCGTTCGGGGCCGGGCAGCCGCTCACCGGGAGGCAGGTTGACGTAGAGATAGAGCGTTCGGGAGAGCGGATAGTCGCCGCTCAGCGTGGTCTCGGCATTGGCTGCCACGGCCGTGCGGTTGCCCTGGCGCAGCGGCACGGCCCGTACCCCCGGCGTCACGTAACCAAGCCCGGCATAGCCGATTCCCCCCGGTGCGCTGGCGACGGCCGCCACCACCGTCGAGGAGCCGGGATGCTCGTTTACATCGAGCCGGAAATCGCCACCGCACAGGGCCGTGCCCCTGAATATGCCATGGCTACCGGAGACGGAATTGCGCCCATGGCGGTCAATGGGACCGGTGAGTGTCGCCCCGGGAATGGCCAGGTCACGCCAGGTACCGACGTTGGCTTCACCGCAGCGGCGCGTATCGGAAAATATCGCGTCGACCTCGGCAAGCGACAGCGACGCCAACGGGTTGTGGCGATGCACGAAAACCGCCAGGGCATCCATCGCCACCGGTATCTGCAGCGGCTCATGACCCTGGCGCCGGCGGAAATCGTCGCGCTCGGCCGCCGACATCGGCCGCGACATGGGGCCCAGCCGCGTGGTGCCAGCCGCCAGCGCGGCCGGGGCGGTGGCCGAGCCGCTCGCCTGCAGCTGCAGTCGCACACCGGGATGCTCGCGCTCGAGCGCCTCGCCCCAGCGCAGCATCAGCCCGGCCAGGGTTTCGGAGCCTATCGAGTCGAGCGTCCCGGCAACTGGACGCAGACCCTCTGTGGCCAGTCCAGGCAGTGTCGCAAACGCCAGGCTCAACAGCACCACCACTCTGGCGCACATGCGCTTGATGTCAACAGCCTCGATATCCATGCAAGCTTCCTCGGGATGGCCATTCGACGATAAGATGCCCCAAGACAGCGCGACGCCGTCGCCACGCCGCCGCTCCTGGAGAGCGCTCGACAACAACAAGACACGACGCCAACGCCATGACCGATCTTGACGATGTTCCCGCCCCACAGGGTCATTTGACCCTGAAACTGCTGGCCACGAAACAGGATACCAACTTCTATGGCGATATCCCCGCCGGCTGGCTGGTCGCCCATATGGATCAGGCTGCCGAACTGGCGGCCGGACGCCAGGCTCACGGCCGTACCGCCACCGTGGCCATCGAGTCGATGGATTTTCTGTGCCCGGTACGGGTCGGCTCGATGGTCAACATCTTTACCGTGGTGCGCCATATCGGACGCAGCTCGATCAAGATCGACGTCGAGGTATGGATACGTCCGCCCCACGAGCGCGACCCGGACGAACTCTACAAGGTGACCGAGGCGCGCTTCGTGGTGGTGGCACTGGACGACAACGGGCGTATCCGCACCGTCCCCGAGGCGTAGCCCAGCCATTGCTGCGCCATAAATGCGATGGGCGCCCGAAGGCGCCCATGCAGATGATCCTGTAGATAACCGCAGTGGATCAGGCGCCGACGGTATCGCGCCCTCTCAGGTAGGCGAACTCGCCGATATCGGTGTAGGGCCTGACCAGCTGCTGGAAGGCGACATAGGAGTCGTAGATCCGCTTCGACGCCGGGTCGTTGTCGACCTGGCGCTGCAGTACGGTCATCGAGGATTCATACAGCGCGCTCATGACATCCTCGGGGAAGGCGCGCAGCTCGACGCCATGTTCGTCGACAAGGGTCTCGAGCGCCTGGGCGTTGCGATAGGTGAACTCGTCGATCATCGACAGGTTGGCCGAGCGCGCGGCTTCCACGACGACTGCCTTGAGGTCGTCGGGTAGGGCGTTCCAGGCGTCCAGGTTGATGGTGCCTTCCAGACCCGCGCTGGGCTCGTTCCACACCGAGGTGTAGTAGTAGTCGGCGACCTGGTAGAGGCCGAAGGCCATGTCGTTATAGGGGCCTACCCAGTCGGCGGCGTCGAGCACGCCGGTCTGCATCGAGGTGAAGATCTCCGAGCCCGGCATGTTGACCGCCGTGGCGCCGATACCGTTCATCGCCTCGCCGGCCAGGCCCGGCAGGCGAATACGCAGGCCGCGCATGTCGGCCAGGGAGTTGATCTCTTTCTTGAACCAGCCGGCCATCTGGGTGCCGGTGTTGCCGACCAGGAAGGGCTTGAGATTATGGCTGGCGTAGAGCTCGTCCCACAGCTCCTGGCCGCCGCCGTGGTACATCCAGGCGTTCATCTCGGTGGTGTTCATGCCGAACGGCACGGCGGTGAAGAACTGCGCCGCTGCGACCTTGCCGCGCCAGTAGTAGGAGGCGGAGTGACCCATCTCGGCGGTACCCGCGGCCACCGCATCGAAGACCTCCATGGCCGGCACCAGCTCGCCGGCACCAAAGACCTGGACGCGCATGCGCCCGCCCGAGAGGCGCTCGATGCGTTGGGCGAAGTCGTTGGCGCCCGTCCCCAGCGCGGGGAAGTTCTTCGGCCAGGAGGTGACCATGCGCCAGGTGATGGTGTCCTGGGCTTGGGCAATGGAGATGAAGGGCGCGGCGACGGCGCCGGCCGCGCCGGCACCCAGCGCGGTCAAGAATTGTCGGCGTTGCATGAGCGTATGTGACTCCAGAAGCGTTATTGTGGTGCTGCCGCCGGGGCAAGGCCCCGGGAAGTGTCCGCCAAGCAGTATGCTAAGCGATCAATTATTCGGCAAGCCCCACGCGCCGGCGTTGGCCTACAGCGGGGTCAGCTTGGCAAACCCCAGCACCAGCCACTTGTCCCCTTCGCCTTCGAAACTCACCTGCACCCGGGCCCGTTCACCCTCCCCCTCGGCATTGAGGATCACCCCCTCGCCGAACAGCGGATGGCTGACGCGCTGGCCAAGCGACAGCGTCGGCAGCTCCCCGCCGCCATTCACCGAGGTCTGCCGGGACAGTCCCACGGCGGGCCGCGACGCGATCACCGGCCGCGAGATCTGGCCACGCAGACGCACCTCCTCAAGAAGCTCCTCGGGCAGCTCGCGCAGGAAGCGCGACGGCCGCTGGAAGGTCTCCTTGCCATGCAGGCGGCGCAGCTCGGCGTAAGTGAGGTAGAGCTTGCGCATGGCACGGGTCAGGCCCACGTAGCAGAGCCTGCGCTCCTCCTCGAGGCGCCCCGGCTCCTCGAGCGACATCTTGTGCGGAAAGAGCCCCTCCTCGACACCAGCGATGAACACCACCGGGAACTCCAGCCCCTTGGCGGAGTGCAGCGTCATCAGCTGCACGCTATCCTCGAACTCGGCGGCCTCGTGGTCGCCGGCGTTGAGCGCCGCCTCGGAGAGGAAGGCCTCCAGCGCCGCCATGCCCTCGCCGACCTCCGGCGCCTCGAAGGCATCGCCCTGGGTGAAGGCGCGTGCAGCGTTGACCAGCTCCTCCAGGTTCTCGACCCGCGCCTGGCCCTTCTCGCCCTTCTCGTTGGCATGATGCTCCACCAGCCCGGAGGCCTGGTTCACATGGGCGACGATTTCGTGCAGCGCCATGCCGGCGGTGTCGTTCTCGAGCTGGTCGATCAGGTCGGCGAAGGCGCGCACGGCGTTGCAGGCGCGCCCCTTGAGGCTAGCATCGGAGGCCCCGTCCTGGGAAATACAGTCATGCAACGCCTGCCACAGCGAGACATTGGCCACCCGGGCCCGTTCGCGCAGGATCTCCACGCTGCGCGTGCCGATGCCGCGTGCCGGCACGTTGATCACCCGCTCAAGCGACGCGTCATCCTCGCGGTTGAGCAGCAGGCGCAGGTAGGCCAGGGCGTTCTTGATCTCGAGGCGCTCGTAGAAGCGCTGGCCGCCGTAGATGCGATATGGCACTCCCTGTCGGATCAGCGTCTCCTCCAGCACCCGTGACTGAGCGTTGGAGCGGTAGAGAATGGCGATCTCGCGGCGTAGCACCCCGTCGCGCACCTGTTCGTTGATGGTGTCGACGATGAAGCGCGCCTCGTCGAGATCGTTGAAGCCGGCGTAAAGCGAGATCGACTCACCCCGCGCACCGTCGGTCCACAGCTCCTTGCCCATGCGTCCGGCGTTATGGCTGATCAGCGCGTTGGCAGCATCCAGAATGGCGCTGGTGGAGCGGTAGTTCTGCTCCAGGCGCACGGTGCGGGTATCGGTGAACTCCTGCTCGAAGCGGCGAATGTTCTCGATGCGCGCCCCGCGCCAGCCGTAGATCGACTGGTCGTCGTCGCCGACCACGGTCATCCCGGTACGCTCGCCGGCGAGCAGTTTCAACCAGGCGTATTGAAGGGTATTGGTGTCCTGGAACTCATCGACCAGCAGGTGGCCGAAGCGTTCGCGGTAGTGGGCGAGCAGCGCCGGAGTATCGCGCAGCAGCTCGAGGCTTCGCAGCAGCAACTCGCCGAAATCGACCAGACCGCCGCGCTCGCAGGTCAGCTGATAGCGCTCATAGAGTTCGACCATCTGTGCCATGTAGGCATCGCCATGCGTCTCGACCTGGTGCGGGCGCAGCCCCTCCTCCTTGCAGCCGGAGATGAAGTACTGCACCTGGCGTGGAGGAAAGCGCTCGTCGTCGATGCGGTGATCCTTGATCAGGCGCTTGACCAGGCGCAGCTGATCGTCCGAGTCGATGATCTGGAAATGCTGGGGCAGGCGCGCATCCTGCCAATGGGTGCGCAGCAGGCGGTGGGAGATAGAGTGGAAGGTGCCCACCCACATGTTGCGCAGCGAAAGTCCGAGCAGCGCCTCGAGGCGCGTACGCATCTCGCGGGCCGCCTTGTTGGTGAAGGTCACGGCGAGAATGGCGTAGGGAGAGAGTCCCTCGGTGCGCATCAGCCAGGCGATGCGGTGCACAAGCACCCGCGTCTTGCCCGAGCCGGCCCCGGCCAGCACCAGCATGTTGCCCTGGGGGGCGCTGACCGCCTCGCGCTGGGCAGGATTGAGGTGATCGAGAATCGCCGTGACGTCGTCCATAGCGGCAGCTACTTGCGGTCAAAAATGGACGCCTAGCTTACCACACTGGGTTACTGCTCTTCCGACTCGGGGAAGCGCAGCGAGTTGAGGCTCTTCTTCACCGACTTGAGCTGTTCGGTCAGCTTGGGGCCACGGGTTTTGGCCACGCCCACCGCAAGCACGTCGATCAGCACCAGGTGAGCGACTCGCGAACTCATCGGCGTATAGATCTCAGTGTCCTCGTGCACGTCGATATAGAGCGGTAGGGTCACCTCCTCGGCCAGCGGCGTGCCGCTCGGGCACAGGCCAATCACCGTGGCGCCGGAGTCCCGGGCCAGCTGGACGCTTGCCACCAGGGCCTTGGTACGCCCCGTCTGGGAGATCGCCACCACCACGTCGCCCTTCTTGAGCGTAACGGCCGACATGTTCTGCATGTGCGGATCGGCGTAGGCGGAGGTGGAGATCTGCAGCCGGAAGAACTTGTGCTGGGCATCGAAGGCCACCGCACCGGAGGCGCCGAAACCGTAGAACTCCACTCGGTTGGCCAGGGCCAGGGCGTTGATGGCCTGGTTGAGGGCCTCATTGTCGAGGCGATCGCGCACCGACAGCAGGGTCCCCACCGTGGAGTCGAAGATGCTCTGCGAGAATTCGGCGACCGTGTCACTATCGTTCATCGAGAACTGCGCGAACTGGCTGCCGCTGGCCAGCATCTGGGCGAGCTTGAGCTTGAAATCCTGAAAGCCGTTGCAGCCCAGCGCCCGGCAGAAGCGCACTACGGTAGGTTCGCTCACCTTGGCCTCGGTGGCGAGATCGACGATGCGCATATGGATGACATCCTCGGGGTTGCGCAGCACGAAACGCG
This DNA window, taken from Halomonas sp. TA22, encodes the following:
- the pstA gene encoding phosphate ABC transporter permease PstA, which gives rise to MMARPTIGGRLRLPRGEGPWPWLAAGSVALSLLMVITLLALLAGRGLAHFWPASVHLVELGDGSHFAGQRIREETLAGAASRRERLYRTGNREWHGANWRWVDIETIIEERLPRELVVVERRRWGEFIGRPLALLEQGEPLALADDEALWEALQARMQRLERLREERDALRDAEVMPLVRRLGELGASGSEREDVRHSLEAALAAANAQVLEVQAQMARDAVELTSVEGHRYVQPLEGVLALSRPNAMSLSAKLAAWSRGVWQFLSQGPRAANTAGGVWPAIFGTVLMVLLMSLLVTPFGVLAAVYLNEIAHQGRLTRLVRIGVRNLAGVPSIVYGVFGLGVFVYGIGGTLDEWFFSDTLPSPTFGTGGLLWASLTLALLTLPVVIVATEEGLARIPAHQREGALALGATRLEMLKRVVLPMALPAMMTGVILAIARAAGEVAPLMLVGVAKLAPQVPVDGEFPYLHLERKFMHLGYHIFDVGFHSADVEAALPLVYATALLLVMVIVVLNLTAIFLRHHLKARHGALPR
- a CDS encoding ABC transporter permease subunit translates to MIDVSTSAARLRHRFRHGRDRLATWLITACGVGVIAAVLAIGVFLAVEVVPLFAPAKVTTSEVTAEATMVGELSAERPWQEASRLAVATGLAGPGDTVPAALGHNALWLAAGRELVRFSLAAETPRLEGRLTAVEAGRQITALTLLSGGPTLIVGDDAGGVQRWVSAPDSPLPVLAERYATTGTTPIRQLIALPERQFLAWDLAGHLSLYQSLSGLRWSGPAPAGAPLGLDANGRLLWSEGERVERLTINDAHGEVSWRTLWRPQHYEGHGEAQHRWQASVASTDNEARFGLAPLAWGTLKAAGYALLFAIPLALGTAVHSACFMSRGLRHRIKPMLELMEALPGVVIGFIAGLVLAPYVERQLVGAFSLLLVLPLGMLLGGWLWSWLSPRWRQRLPLGWAGVWLVPWLALLVVLAMWASPGLERTFFNGDLRGWLHVAFGLDYASRNAMIVGLAMGFAVIPTIYALAEDALSGVPATLGEGAQALGATRWQTLWKVVLPAASPGIFSAVMIGAGRAVGETMIVLMATGNTAIMALSPLEGMRTLSANIAIELPEAVVGGTHYRLLLLSALLLFVFTFCVNTLAEVVRGRLKRRYQRLGGVS
- a CDS encoding PstS family phosphate ABC transporter substrate-binding protein is translated as MDIEAVDIKRMCARVVVLLSLAFATLPGLATEGLRPVAGTLDSIGSETLAGLMLRWGEALEREHPGVRLQLQASGSATAPAALAAGTTRLGPMSRPMSAAERDDFRRRQGHEPLQIPVAMDALAVFVHRHNPLASLSLAEVDAIFSDTRRCGEANVGTWRDLAIPGATLTGPIDRHGRNSVSGSHGIFRGTALCGGDFRLDVNEHPGSSTVVAAVASAPGGIGYAGLGYVTPGVRAVPLRQGNRTAVAANAETTLSGDYPLSRTLYLYVNLPPGERLPGPERAFVDLVLSPRGQAIVVETGFVALPDEQLQAARRQLGLAPPPR
- a CDS encoding acyl-CoA thioesterase, with product MTDLDDVPAPQGHLTLKLLATKQDTNFYGDIPAGWLVAHMDQAAELAAGRQAHGRTATVAIESMDFLCPVRVGSMVNIFTVVRHIGRSSIKIDVEVWIRPPHERDPDELYKVTEARFVVVALDDNGRIRTVPEA
- a CDS encoding TRAP transporter substrate-binding protein; translated protein: MQRRQFLTALGAGAAGAVAAPFISIAQAQDTITWRMVTSWPKNFPALGTGANDFAQRIERLSGGRMRVQVFGAGELVPAMEVFDAVAAGTAEMGHSASYYWRGKVAAAQFFTAVPFGMNTTEMNAWMYHGGGQELWDELYASHNLKPFLVGNTGTQMAGWFKKEINSLADMRGLRIRLPGLAGEAMNGIGATAVNMPGSEIFTSMQTGVLDAADWVGPYNDMAFGLYQVADYYYTSVWNEPSAGLEGTINLDAWNALPDDLKAVVVEAARSANLSMIDEFTYRNAQALETLVDEHGVELRAFPEDVMSALYESSMTVLQRQVDNDPASKRIYDSYVAFQQLVRPYTDIGEFAYLRGRDTVGA
- the uvrD gene encoding DNA helicase II, with amino-acid sequence MDDVTAILDHLNPAQREAVSAPQGNMLVLAGAGSGKTRVLVHRIAWLMRTEGLSPYAILAVTFTNKAAREMRTRLEALLGLSLRNMWVGTFHSISHRLLRTHWQDARLPQHFQIIDSDDQLRLVKRLIKDHRIDDERFPPRQVQYFISGCKEEGLRPHQVETHGDAYMAQMVELYERYQLTCERGGLVDFGELLLRSLELLRDTPALLAHYRERFGHLLVDEFQDTNTLQYAWLKLLAGERTGMTVVGDDDQSIYGWRGARIENIRRFEQEFTDTRTVRLEQNYRSTSAILDAANALISHNAGRMGKELWTDGARGESISLYAGFNDLDEARFIVDTINEQVRDGVLRREIAILYRSNAQSRVLEETLIRQGVPYRIYGGQRFYERLEIKNALAYLRLLLNREDDASLERVINVPARGIGTRSVEILRERARVANVSLWQALHDCISQDGASDASLKGRACNAVRAFADLIDQLENDTAGMALHEIVAHVNQASGLVEHHANEKGEKGQARVENLEELVNAARAFTQGDAFEAPEVGEGMAALEAFLSEAALNAGDHEAAEFEDSVQLMTLHSAKGLEFPVVFIAGVEEGLFPHKMSLEEPGRLEEERRLCYVGLTRAMRKLYLTYAELRRLHGKETFQRPSRFLRELPEELLEEVRLRGQISRPVIASRPAVGLSRQTSVNGGGELPTLSLGQRVSHPLFGEGVILNAEGEGERARVQVSFEGEGDKWLVLGFAKLTPL
- the hexR gene encoding transcriptional regulator HexR, whose product is MSRALFDELRSRMEHFRRSEQKVARFVLRNPEDVIHMRIVDLATEAKVSEPTVVRFCRALGCNGFQDFKLKLAQMLASGSQFAQFSMNDSDTVAEFSQSIFDSTVGTLLSVRDRLDNEALNQAINALALANRVEFYGFGASGAVAFDAQHKFFRLQISTSAYADPHMQNMSAVTLKKGDVVVAISQTGRTKALVASVQLARDSGATVIGLCPSGTPLAEEVTLPLYIDVHEDTEIYTPMSSRVAHLVLIDVLAVGVAKTRGPKLTEQLKSVKKSLNSLRFPESEEQ